The sequence below is a genomic window from Cicer arietinum cultivar CDC Frontier isolate Library 1 chromosome 6, Cicar.CDCFrontier_v2.0, whole genome shotgun sequence.
tcgtaggccaAATTTAGACCttaaaaattaatcgtaggttaGACTTAAGTCTTTCAAAGTCTGATCTAACCTATTCTCACCCTTATTTAAAAACCACTTCAtgccaaaacaaaatttttctttttaagtaaaaaataaaacacttttatcaggaaaataaaatttaaacaaatagaacaaagctattaaaaaaaatcaaaattaatttttaaattatttatatatagcatgtaaatatatatttttctctcatttaaattatttataaagttatttattatcttttaaaatgtttaaaagttactttctatctttttttctctcattAAGATGTTTTATCTTTTAACATGTCTACAAAATTACCCCTTTAAAATGTTGACAAGTAATTTTAAATGCTTATTGACAAGTCAATGTAGAATTATTATTCCTACGATCATTCTTATATATAAGATTTTGTTGATTAAATCACtagaattaaaaaagttaattctaatattaaatttgttgataatttaattttttttattagtttactATTAAAGGGAGAgaattaattgaattaatttatatttttttttgtaattatatttattatacatCGCAGAAAAAGATATAACATAATTATAGATAGATCTGTAAAagaaataatcaatataatttaaaaaaaaagttataaaaatagaCAAAGAAAGTGAGTAGAGGTGAAgatagtaataattttatattttactataaaaaaatgtaaatgttTTAAGAGATAATTGATGAGTTagtaaaaattttaaaagaaaaaaaaaataaagcacTAGTATTAAGATTAGTCAACTTAGTGTAATTTTGCTAAAAGAAATGTGTCAAATTCATTACGTGTGAAGTGTGAACAATTGGTTCGAATCCTCgtaatttgagtaaaaaaagaaGGGCAATATAGTCAagaaacagagtatatatagcaCTAATTATCAGCATTGTTTAGAATAATTACTTGTGCTTTACATTAACACGCTATTCACAACGTTTTTCTCTCTGCTAATTTTCCAAAGCCGCCAAATATGGAACATGATTCTATCTTGAACCTCTTTGATTCTAATTGGTTTCACCTTAACATTTTGAAGAAATCAAATTCAACTTCATCAACAACATCAACAAGTTCAAAAGAAAATCTAGAAGAACGTTATCAGAAAAATGAAACATCATCAGAATCAGAACCAAAACTCGCACGGATCCGAACCCTTCATAACAGATCCATGAGTGATGACCAATCTATGAAAAGCTTCAACGTTGATTCTCTTTCACCAGACTCTGTCTTAATCTCTTCAAAGCTTCAAACAATTCTATCAGGAAAAGAAGTAACAGACTCAGAAAGTGATGAAAACTTAGTACCAACAACACAAACGTTGTTACCTAAGAAAAACAACATCATAaaaaatgttgttgttgttaagaAGAAAAGGGAAAGTAAGAGTTTATCAGACCTTGAATTTGAGGAGCTAAAAGGGTTTATGGATCTTGGTTTTGTTTTCTCAGAGGAAGATAAAGATTCAAGCTTGGTTTCAATTATTCCTGGGTTACAAAGGCTTGGAAAAAAAGATGAAgaagttgaaaaagaaaatgtttttGATGAGTGTTTGGTTCAAAGACCTTACCTTTCTGAAGCTTGGGAATTTCATGATAGGAGAAAAAAAGAGTACCCTTTGATGAATTGGAAAGTTCCTGCTATGAATAATGAAATTGACATGAAAAATAGTCTCAGATTGTGGGCACATACTGTTGCTTCCAGTGTTAGATGATGAGATGATGCAGTTCATATTgcataatctatttttttctttccacaTATACTTTTTTGATAATATCTTTGATATTGTTTGGTTTATACTTTTAGTTTTAGGATAATAATGCAACATTTATTTCTCTCTAGTATTTCCTTGTTAATTTTTTCTGGAATTCGGTATTCCattgtaatttgtaattataGACAGAAAGGAAACAAATTTAATTCAGCATTTGTGATCTTTGATAATCTATGTTGTGGAATATTGATTTCTAGTTCTAAGTAGTAGGTTGATTGGAGACAAAATTAAACTTGAGGATTGGTTTGTTCAATCTCTCTGGCTATGTGTACCAATTTAAAATAGGCAATCTTTGCTTAATTAACTAAGAAAGTTAGACTTTAACCCGTGCTATATACATGGGTCAGGTAAAAAATATACGTATCAAAATTGTTTACGAATAAAAATTTGTtccatataaaataaaaactatttatttgctgtgatatataaaattaaaataaatttacaattatataaattgaataCAACTTTTAATGGATATTCttctttaaattttgaatactTGTTTATAACTTACATTTGAAGTgatatttatttgtaaattttgatcatcaacaataaatatttttagattgaGACCACAATATAGTTATccataagagaaaataaattatgctAAATAAATTCTTACGCATTTTAAAGATTCTTcttaacttttataaatatcaattgCAACtgatgacattaaaaaaattgttttatttgaaacttgAATGAATTCATTAATCGAAGAATATATAGACTGATTATCAAGGTAATATATAGATTTTGATTCGAATTTTGAGTGATTGATTTTGAATAATGTAAAATCAATACATAGACTAATAAATATCAAAGTTATTTGGTTTTGAcaccaatataaaaaaaaattgaatcaatttaATTGATCTGAATTGTACTTTTATTTCATTCAATTATTAGTTTGATTCTTACCCTTTAAATAATACGAGTAGAGAGAAATAATACGAGTAGAGAGACGCATTGGAGAAGATACTTGATATGCATGCAGCCATTACTTAGAAACAAATTCTAACTATTAAGGTGATTCATtaaattagtattaaaaaacTATATGAAACTCAACGATGACTAACGTTaactttcataaataaaaattcacatCAACCTTaattattaacttatttttctcaaagatgtattcttcaaaaattaacatatttatttttcttaaattagcATGGATCAAACCATGGTCTGGGTGATGTATACTGAGTGGATCATGAGTTATCTTTTTAAAGATGACGTCAAGTGTTTTGAAGAATTTTTTGACATGAGTTTACGGTGGCGAGAATTTGCCATAGGGTAGGGTAATTGTCACTCTCAACCATTAATTGATGTAGTATGCGAAACCAACGTGGACCAAAgtacaattatttaaaatgaaaaaaggtGAGCAAAGCATAAATTATACtaaatactttttaatattatatttcaatctGTCACGTGGCTAGTGGCAGGGGATATATGCGAGCAAAACCAGAGATGCACGTGGAAAATGTTGAATCATCAATTGACACTAACAGTCCAAAGCCGATGTATGTTTCCATTGGTGataacttttctttttcttttcttttctttatacATTCTACTTCCACGATTTTCCCgtcttttttattatgttttaaaatatttcatatgtcaAATTTTCTTTGGTGTTTCCGTCTAAAGATTTTCTTTGGAGTCCAATGTGCTCCTATCATACCAATATTTTAATAACCAGATTCAAAATCAAATCTATCAGGTATGTGAGCCACGAATCAATTGATTTAACCACATTTGactaataaataaacaaaaatatattaaaaaaaaaattaactactgAACTAACTccaattttattcaattaaactATGATTCAAACTGATCAATCAGTCCAATAAGGTGATAACTCGATTTTCAGTTCATTT
It includes:
- the LOC101494080 gene encoding uncharacterized protein, whose protein sequence is MEHDSILNLFDSNWFHLNILKKSNSTSSTTSTSSKENLEERYQKNETSSESEPKLARIRTLHNRSMSDDQSMKSFNVDSLSPDSVLISSKLQTILSGKEVTDSESDENLVPTTQTLLPKKNNIIKNVVVVKKKRESKSLSDLEFEELKGFMDLGFVFSEEDKDSSLVSIIPGLQRLGKKDEEVEKENVFDECLVQRPYLSEAWEFHDRRKKEYPLMNWKVPAMNNEIDMKNSLRLWAHTVASSVR